In a genomic window of bacterium:
- a CDS encoding sensor domain-containing diguanylate cyclase gives MITATEAHKPTAFVARLATDFTVLLSLPELAECALEALDAEVGFESCTIGLRDERDPSILTLVGASGLWRRFRGLTIPREKGQHWAVLETGRPLYVPDAGTEPWVFSLGDSMHSGIYAPLSVQGRAIGVLSAHRSEVDAFSATELEVLTAVAGYLAGACEVARLSEERRAFAATDPLTGLMNRRAFLDQTETEISLSRRTGRPFAVAMLDINGFKAVNDTLGHATGDMALIRVAEALRTCTRTHDRVVRWGGDEFVLLLPGTTAAQAHQLLERVGRIAVPLRDAPGSSQLTVSWGVASWPADGDSLEILMGVADARLYDMKKSEKTARAPAMLAR, from the coding sequence ATGATCACCGCGACGGAGGCTCACAAACCGACCGCGTTTGTCGCCCGCCTGGCGACCGACTTTACCGTCCTCCTCAGTCTGCCGGAACTCGCCGAGTGCGCCCTCGAGGCGCTCGACGCGGAGGTTGGCTTCGAATCCTGCACGATTGGCCTGCGTGACGAGCGCGATCCTTCGATCTTGACGCTCGTCGGAGCCTCAGGGCTGTGGCGGCGTTTTCGTGGATTGACGATCCCTCGGGAGAAAGGACAGCATTGGGCGGTGCTGGAAACCGGCCGGCCCTTGTACGTTCCCGACGCGGGAACCGAGCCGTGGGTGTTCTCCCTGGGCGATAGCATGCATTCGGGGATCTATGCCCCACTGAGCGTACAGGGGCGCGCCATCGGGGTCCTGAGCGCCCACCGCAGCGAGGTGGACGCGTTCTCTGCGACGGAACTCGAGGTTCTAACCGCGGTGGCCGGGTACCTGGCAGGTGCCTGTGAGGTGGCACGGCTGTCCGAGGAGCGCCGCGCCTTTGCCGCCACCGACCCTCTCACCGGCTTGATGAATCGGCGGGCGTTTCTCGATCAGACCGAAACCGAAATCAGCCTCAGCCGCCGGACCGGCCGTCCGTTCGCCGTGGCCATGCTCGACATCAACGGCTTCAAGGCCGTCAACGACACGCTCGGCCACGCAACGGGCGATATGGCGCTTATTCGAGTCGCCGAGGCGCTCAGAACGTGTACCCGCACCCACGACCGAGTGGTCCGGTGGGGCGGCGATGAATTTGTGCTGCTCCTCCCCGGCACGACCGCGGCGCAGGCGCACCAACTGCTGGAGCGCGTTGGGCGCATCGCGGTGCCGCTGCGCGACGCGCCGGGGAGTTCGCAGCTCACCGTCTCGTGGGGCGTCGCATCGTGGCCCGCGGACGGCGACTCCCTGGAGATCCTGATGGGTGTGGCCGACGCCCGCCTCTATGACATGAAGAAGAGCGAGAAGACCGCCCGCGCACCCGCGATGCTCGCGAGGTAG
- a CDS encoding GAF domain-containing protein, whose protein sequence is MAAAWPLIDHAEQRANFAAAEEMLTGATSAASAAEAIGRAVLLLTGAPRAAVFFRSSKGTVTCPWSHDLPDAYIGELVTPDGINPWVHLMRCPEFTCMDMPKGGRAYSPKPWFLPDARELPFRNAVRQRLERAGLRSVCTWPLSRAGRVIGAVVYYFDAPHVCSAEEEEAMSSFAPQAAAAVPAGPATLDAPQGSLREVRPSVEAGRAGLEQGSIGALSLTQSKLREERERLATLQRDLQAEQARLAAERAALEAEYRRLADTRAAFAVENEWLAEVELRLEIDAARAGDRDNKVPVNALRLIGTDESDD, encoded by the coding sequence ATGGCCGCGGCCTGGCCCCTCATCGATCACGCCGAGCAGCGCGCGAATTTCGCGGCAGCCGAGGAGATGCTCACGGGTGCCACCTCGGCAGCGTCGGCCGCCGAGGCGATCGGGCGCGCTGTCCTCTTGTTGACCGGCGCGCCGCGCGCCGCGGTGTTCTTCCGCTCGTCGAAAGGCACGGTCACCTGTCCGTGGTCCCATGACCTGCCGGACGCCTACATCGGTGAACTGGTCACGCCGGACGGCATCAACCCCTGGGTTCACCTGATGCGGTGTCCTGAGTTCACGTGCATGGATATGCCAAAGGGCGGGCGGGCCTACAGCCCTAAGCCGTGGTTCCTGCCCGACGCTCGCGAGCTGCCGTTCCGCAATGCCGTGCGGCAGCGGCTCGAACGGGCCGGCCTGCGGTCGGTCTGCACCTGGCCGCTCAGCCGGGCGGGCCGGGTGATCGGCGCGGTCGTGTACTACTTCGATGCGCCCCACGTCTGCTCGGCCGAGGAAGAGGAGGCCATGAGCTCGTTCGCGCCGCAGGCGGCTGCCGCGGTTCCGGCCGGACCTGCGACCCTCGACGCGCCGCAGGGATCGCTCCGCGAGGTGCGTCCGTCGGTGGAAGCGGGACGCGCGGGACTCGAACAGGGCTCGATTGGGGCGCTTTCGTTGACCCAGTCCAAGCTGCGCGAGGAGCGGGAGCGCCTCGCGACGTTGCAGCGAGACCTGCAGGCTGAGCAGGCGCGGCTCGCGGCGGAACGGGCGGCGCTTGAGGCGGAGTACCGCCGGCTGGCCGATACTCGGGCGGCGTTCGCCGTTGAGAACGAATGGCTCGCGGAAGTCGAGCTGCGGCTTGAGATCGACGCGGCACGCGCCGGCGACCGTGACAACAAGGTCCCGGTGAACGCTCTTCGGCTGATCGGCACCGACGAGTCAGATGATTGA
- a CDS encoding DNA polymerase ligase N-terminal domain-containing protein produces MSLQEYRRKRHFTATPEPSGAHRRPRGGTRRLRYVTHKHRARTLHYDFRLEWNGVLLSWAVPKGPSSDPGTRRLAVRVEDHPLDYAKFEGRIPEGEYGAGTVVIWDEGIWRPDDPNVDAALRRGELRFTLDGRRLKGAWVLVRTGLGVAGRSRQAWLLIKRREAAAPSTAGSAAATKSGAPRTPPASAPRTRRRQRRSAAPSGSA; encoded by the coding sequence ATGAGCCTGCAGGAGTACCGGCGCAAGCGGCACTTTACCGCGACGCCCGAGCCGTCGGGCGCTCACCGTCGCCCGCGCGGAGGGACGAGGCGTCTCCGCTATGTTACCCACAAGCACCGCGCGCGGACGCTGCATTACGACTTTCGACTCGAGTGGAATGGCGTGCTGCTCTCGTGGGCGGTGCCGAAGGGTCCATCAAGCGATCCCGGCACGCGGCGGCTCGCCGTGCGCGTCGAAGATCACCCATTGGATTACGCGAAGTTCGAAGGCCGCATCCCTGAAGGCGAGTACGGCGCGGGAACGGTCGTCATCTGGGACGAGGGGATATGGCGCCCGGACGATCCGAACGTCGATGCGGCGCTGCGCCGCGGCGAGCTCCGGTTTACGCTGGACGGACGGCGGCTCAAAGGCGCCTGGGTGCTCGTCCGAACGGGGCTGGGCGTCGCCGGCCGGTCGCGGCAAGCGTGGCTGCTGATCAAGCGGCGTGAAGCCGCCGCGCCGTCCACCGCCGGGTCCGCCGCGGCGACGAAGTCCGGGGCTCCGCGCACGCCGCCGGCTTCCGCGCCGCGTACCCGCCGCCGGCAGCGCCGATCGGCCGCGCCGTCGGGGTCGGCGTGA
- a CDS encoding GAF domain-containing protein — protein MIESTAAAVRTEGQSRLEPAFDRGVIWALGLALAYYALGRLYLLTANPTDYPTAVWPPAGIALAGLLLFGYRVWPGILIGAFFTAMGPSFHPAGAAAVLRSAGVAAGLAAGVVLQASTGAALIRRFVGFPAALDEAADVAKFLILGGPVACVLGAAWSVAVLALAGIDPWFYYPFNWWTWWVGGSIGVMVVTPLILIWVGQPRAVWRARRLAVGLPLVAAFALAVVVHATPGFRYLGPRGSWQLWAMFATGLAFIGLLTSLLLIVTGRTLKSEALALENSGLYKRYRSLFEGVPVGLYRAAEDGQILDVNPAFLRILDYPSRDALDPVNAANLYLDPELWERWRTQLEGDASVMDFESQMNRSDGSLVWVQASIGATRDASTGVAYYEGAIVDITERKQAQAHVEALNEIVTAAAAAADLQTFLDTLLDRTLAALEGAHGGVWLGTGTFLNRHMPPGFRMETVMSAAEAAGLELTQVQAVENWEAAAGLLPEALAPAIRRAGVRASIMGPLLVDGRPIGGLLITTARPRRWLAADLRLVEAVGRQIGTVAERLQLLDDVRAHARDMEALHSLGAALRRTTSLGEIYALITERTMALLRGDHAALVLLQPDGRTFQPVCVRAVKGVALDATVAVGPRIAAAAVERAGALVIPDLTTAFGAGGGAVPGGSMGPCVAVPLREGERVIGALVIARRRGGIREPFARRDADLATALAELSSHAIDRTQLTQQVAQELANVRGLYEGAQRMAETLDLQSLADEAVDRCVHVFGATVAWIAKFDEADRLQCLAHHPSETRLGSLIEDWAGSTACDAIRAPLAARRSVVVQNVGEDPDATVPAALAADLGVRAAGIFPLISRTSTFGALVLYANHAAFFTPDRVEFFQAYAHQLAAALENARLYDDATRRLAQLQALHEIDQVITGSLDLKASLSVVLAKTAAQLDADAACVLLFNPRLQALEYAAGQGFLTDGSRNVRIKLGEGLAGLAALERRCVGVANLDEAPDALKLIGVTHRRRERFRAAYAVPLIAKGQLLGVLHVLYRRPLTPNHEWLEFLDMLARQTAIAISDAQQLRALERSHDDLMLAYDTTLAGWARALELRDKETAGHAQRVTELALRLASQLGVADSDFIHLRHGALLHDIGKMAISDTVLLKPDRLNSTERELMERHPVYARDLLMSIPYLRPALDIPYCHHEKWDGTGYPRRLQGEQIPLAARIFAVVDVWDALTQDRPYRRAWSEDRAREYIRAELGRHFDPRVGEAFLKMLVQDEVSGADDHRVSMLAPLTASLNGIRDGVLAPRADLLPTSATAADALRGMHSDRVAI, from the coding sequence ATGATTGAATCGACCGCGGCGGCGGTACGCACGGAGGGCCAGTCGAGGCTGGAGCCAGCCTTCGACCGCGGCGTGATCTGGGCACTTGGTTTGGCGCTGGCCTACTACGCCCTCGGCCGGTTGTACCTGCTGACGGCCAACCCCACGGACTACCCGACGGCCGTATGGCCTCCGGCGGGAATCGCCCTCGCCGGGCTCTTGCTCTTCGGATATCGGGTGTGGCCCGGCATCCTGATAGGCGCGTTTTTCACCGCAATGGGACCGTCGTTCCATCCGGCCGGCGCCGCCGCGGTCCTTCGGTCTGCCGGTGTCGCGGCGGGTCTTGCGGCCGGCGTAGTGCTCCAGGCATCCACCGGGGCGGCGCTCATCCGGCGGTTCGTCGGATTTCCGGCGGCACTCGATGAAGCCGCCGACGTCGCGAAATTCCTGATCCTCGGGGGACCCGTGGCCTGCGTTCTCGGCGCGGCGTGGAGTGTTGCCGTGCTCGCGCTCGCGGGGATCGACCCGTGGTTCTACTATCCGTTCAATTGGTGGACTTGGTGGGTCGGGGGGTCAATCGGCGTCATGGTCGTGACCCCGCTGATTCTTATCTGGGTGGGGCAGCCCCGCGCGGTGTGGCGCGCCAGGCGGCTCGCCGTTGGCCTTCCGCTGGTCGCCGCCTTCGCGCTGGCCGTGGTCGTTCACGCCACCCCGGGATTCCGATACCTGGGCCCGCGGGGGTCCTGGCAGTTGTGGGCGATGTTCGCGACCGGGCTCGCGTTCATCGGCCTGCTCACCTCGTTGCTCCTCATTGTGACCGGCCGCACGCTGAAGAGCGAGGCGCTCGCACTCGAAAACTCAGGGCTGTACAAGCGGTATCGGAGCTTGTTCGAGGGAGTCCCTGTCGGGCTCTATCGCGCTGCCGAAGACGGGCAGATCCTCGACGTCAACCCCGCATTTCTGCGCATCCTCGACTACCCGAGCCGCGACGCGCTCGACCCCGTTAACGCGGCCAATCTCTACCTCGACCCCGAGCTCTGGGAGCGATGGCGCACTCAGCTCGAGGGCGACGCCAGCGTAATGGATTTCGAGAGCCAAATGAATCGCTCCGACGGCTCGCTCGTATGGGTCCAGGCCAGCATCGGCGCGACGCGCGATGCCTCCACCGGCGTCGCCTACTACGAAGGAGCGATCGTCGACATCACCGAGCGCAAGCAGGCGCAGGCGCACGTCGAGGCGCTCAACGAGATCGTGACGGCGGCGGCGGCGGCGGCCGACCTGCAGACGTTCCTGGACACGCTGCTCGACCGGACGCTGGCGGCGCTCGAAGGCGCTCACGGCGGCGTCTGGCTGGGTACCGGCACCTTCCTCAATCGCCACATGCCCCCCGGTTTTCGCATGGAGACCGTCATGTCCGCGGCCGAGGCCGCCGGGCTCGAACTGACCCAGGTCCAGGCTGTGGAGAATTGGGAGGCCGCTGCCGGACTTCTGCCCGAGGCCCTCGCGCCGGCGATTCGCCGGGCCGGGGTGCGGGCGTCGATCATGGGCCCTCTGCTGGTAGACGGCCGGCCAATCGGGGGGTTGCTCATCACGACGGCGCGCCCGCGGCGCTGGCTCGCGGCGGACCTTCGCCTGGTCGAAGCCGTCGGCCGTCAGATCGGGACGGTGGCAGAGCGGCTGCAGCTGCTCGACGACGTGCGCGCCCATGCGAGAGATATGGAGGCCCTGCACAGCCTCGGGGCCGCGCTGCGACGGACCACCAGCCTCGGCGAGATCTACGCGCTCATTACCGAGCGTACGATGGCGCTCCTGCGCGGAGACCACGCCGCGCTCGTGCTGCTTCAGCCGGACGGTCGTACGTTCCAACCCGTGTGCGTGCGCGCGGTCAAAGGGGTGGCGCTGGATGCCACCGTCGCGGTCGGGCCGCGCATCGCGGCCGCGGCCGTCGAACGCGCGGGTGCGCTCGTGATTCCCGACCTGACCACGGCGTTTGGGGCGGGTGGCGGCGCGGTACCCGGCGGCAGCATGGGGCCCTGCGTCGCCGTCCCCCTGCGAGAGGGGGAGCGCGTGATCGGCGCTCTGGTGATCGCGCGCCGCCGGGGCGGCATACGCGAACCGTTTGCGCGACGCGACGCGGATCTCGCGACGGCCTTGGCCGAACTCTCGAGTCATGCGATCGACCGCACGCAGCTCACGCAGCAGGTCGCGCAGGAACTGGCAAACGTCCGCGGCCTCTACGAAGGTGCGCAGCGCATGGCCGAGACGTTGGATCTCCAGAGCCTTGCGGACGAAGCTGTGGACCGCTGCGTGCACGTGTTTGGCGCGACGGTCGCATGGATCGCGAAGTTTGACGAGGCTGACCGGTTGCAATGCCTGGCCCACCATCCGAGTGAGACGCGCCTCGGCTCGCTCATTGAGGACTGGGCCGGCTCGACGGCCTGCGACGCCATTCGTGCGCCGCTCGCGGCCCGCAGGTCCGTCGTGGTGCAGAACGTCGGGGAGGACCCCGACGCGACGGTGCCTGCGGCGCTCGCGGCCGACCTGGGTGTGCGGGCGGCGGGAATCTTTCCGCTGATCAGCCGTACGAGTACCTTCGGGGCGCTGGTCCTGTACGCGAATCACGCCGCGTTCTTTACGCCGGACCGCGTCGAGTTCTTCCAAGCATACGCTCACCAGCTGGCGGCGGCCTTGGAGAACGCGCGCCTGTATGACGACGCGACCCGGCGATTGGCTCAGCTCCAGGCGCTGCACGAAATCGATCAGGTGATCACCGGCAGCCTGGACCTGAAGGCGAGCCTCAGCGTCGTGCTGGCCAAGACTGCGGCACAACTCGATGCCGATGCGGCCTGCGTGCTGCTGTTCAATCCTCGCCTGCAGGCGCTGGAGTACGCCGCGGGGCAGGGGTTTCTGACGGACGGGTCCCGTAACGTGCGGATCAAGCTGGGGGAGGGTCTGGCCGGACTGGCCGCGCTCGAACGGCGGTGCGTCGGCGTGGCGAACCTCGACGAGGCCCCGGATGCCTTGAAGTTGATTGGCGTCACGCATCGACGCCGCGAGCGGTTCCGGGCCGCCTACGCCGTCCCGCTGATCGCGAAAGGCCAGTTGCTCGGCGTGCTGCACGTGCTCTACCGGCGGCCGCTGACGCCCAACCACGAATGGTTGGAGTTCCTCGACATGCTCGCCCGGCAGACGGCGATCGCGATCAGCGATGCCCAGCAGCTCCGGGCGCTCGAGCGATCCCACGACGACCTCATGCTGGCCTACGACACGACGCTGGCGGGCTGGGCCCGCGCGCTCGAACTCCGAGATAAGGAAACCGCCGGCCACGCACAACGGGTGACGGAGCTGGCCCTGCGGCTGGCAAGTCAACTCGGCGTGGCGGACTCTGATTTCATTCACCTCCGGCACGGAGCGCTGCTCCACGACATCGGGAAGATGGCCATATCCGACACGGTGCTGCTGAAGCCCGACCGGCTCAACTCGACCGAACGGGAGCTGATGGAGCGCCACCCGGTATACGCCCGTGACCTGCTGATGTCGATCCCCTACCTGCGACCGGCGTTGGACATTCCGTACTGCCACCATGAGAAATGGGATGGCACCGGCTATCCCCGCCGGCTGCAGGGCGAGCAGATCCCCCTGGCCGCGCGAATCTTCGCGGTGGTGGACGTGTGGGACGCGCTCACACAGGATCGACCCTATCGCCGGGCGTGGAGCGAGGATCGCGCCCGCGAGTATATTCGCGCCGAACTGGGCCGCCACTTTGACCCCCGGGTCGGCGAGGCCTTTCTCAAGATGCTGGTGCAGGATGAGGTGAGCGGCGCGGACGACCACCGCGTGAGCATGCTGGCCCCGCTCACGGCGTCGCTCAACGGCATCCGCGATGGGGTGCTGGCGCCGAGGGCCGATCTGTTGCCGACTTCCGCGACGGCGGCAGACGCCTTGCGCGGAATGCACAGCGATCGGGTGGCGATCTAA
- a CDS encoding dipeptidase, translating to MPSPVEFADAHRARFESELSDLLRIPSISTLPEHRDDTRRAAHWLAENLRSMDLPVELIETAGYPLVYAEWLGAPGRPTLLGYGHYDVQPVDPVDLWTSPPFQPAVRGGRLFARGAADDKGQILTLIAAIRAYLQTSGRLPINVKLLIEGEEESGGAGIEAYVRDHADRLRADACLVLDSGMAAPGVPAITLGLRGIVGGEIEVSGAARDLHSGIYGGVAPNPFQALAEILTALKDKNGRILIPGFYDRVAPPLAEEKAGWERLPFDEAAFLRNEIGAPALIGEPGYGALERMWARPTLEIHGMPGGFTGAGSKTVIPARAAAKVSMRVVADQRPDEIAGAFTTHVLAVAPKSVRAEVKMGHGAPPVVISSNAPPIAAAKRALTEAFGREAVFVRMGGSVPIVSEFAGRLGLPVVVTGWSLPDANAHSPDESLDLEHFHKGIRALMRFFEEM from the coding sequence ATGCCCAGCCCGGTCGAGTTCGCCGACGCCCACCGCGCACGCTTCGAGTCCGAGCTCAGCGATCTGCTCCGCATTCCGAGCATCAGCACGCTGCCGGAGCACCGCGACGATACCCGCCGCGCCGCCCACTGGCTCGCCGAGAATCTCCGGTCGATGGACCTGCCGGTGGAGCTCATCGAGACCGCCGGCTATCCGCTGGTCTACGCGGAGTGGCTCGGCGCCCCCGGCCGCCCCACCCTCCTCGGGTACGGCCACTACGACGTGCAGCCCGTCGATCCGGTCGATCTCTGGACGTCGCCGCCCTTTCAACCTGCCGTCCGCGGCGGACGGCTGTTTGCCCGCGGCGCGGCCGACGACAAAGGACAGATCCTCACGCTCATCGCGGCGATCAGGGCGTACCTTCAGACGAGCGGCAGGCTGCCGATCAACGTCAAGCTGCTCATCGAAGGCGAGGAAGAGTCGGGCGGGGCCGGCATCGAGGCGTACGTCCGCGACCACGCGGACCGGCTGCGGGCGGACGCCTGCCTGGTGCTCGACTCGGGCATGGCCGCGCCGGGCGTTCCCGCGATCACGCTCGGACTACGCGGGATCGTCGGGGGGGAGATCGAGGTCTCGGGCGCGGCGCGGGATCTTCACTCCGGCATCTACGGCGGGGTGGCGCCGAACCCGTTCCAGGCCCTCGCCGAAATCCTGACCGCGCTCAAGGACAAGAACGGGCGCATCCTGATCCCCGGTTTCTACGATCGCGTGGCGCCGCCGCTGGCCGAGGAGAAGGCCGGGTGGGAGCGGCTGCCGTTCGACGAAGCGGCGTTTCTCCGGAATGAGATCGGCGCGCCGGCGTTGATCGGCGAGCCCGGGTACGGCGCGCTCGAGCGCATGTGGGCCCGGCCGACGTTGGAGATCCATGGGATGCCGGGCGGGTTTACGGGCGCCGGGTCCAAGACCGTGATCCCCGCGCGGGCCGCGGCGAAGGTGAGCATGCGTGTCGTCGCCGACCAGCGCCCGGACGAAATCGCGGGCGCCTTTACCACGCACGTGCTGGCGGTCGCGCCGAAGAGCGTGCGCGCGGAGGTCAAGATGGGCCACGGGGCGCCGCCGGTGGTCATCTCATCGAACGCGCCGCCGATCGCCGCGGCGAAGCGCGCCCTCACGGAAGCGTTCGGCCGCGAGGCGGTGTTCGTGCGCATGGGCGGGTCGGTTCCGATCGTGTCCGAGTTCGCGGGACGGCTGGGGCTCCCGGTCGTCGTCACCGGATGGTCGCTGCCGGATGCGAACGCCCACAGCCCCGACGAGAGCTTGGATCTCGAGCACTTCCACAAGGGCATTCGCGCGCTGATGCGGTTCTTCGAGGAAATGTAG
- a CDS encoding CAP domain-containing protein, giving the protein MKTRSVARTRGFPALPVVVLVTTALSLVMAEGAAGQTVLDLGAVMVPTNMPATQTEFVPDAETALFHLLNRTRRQHGLPLLVMNGVLRNTARSHSREMALGGFIGHGSPSSGAFLERLGTVLRPGEFVGENVACGGTITQVEAAFEASRGHLENMLDPRFRSVGIGIATAGAELLVTEDFAE; this is encoded by the coding sequence ATGAAGACCCGATCGGTTGCCCGCACTCGCGGCTTCCCGGCATTGCCCGTGGTTGTGCTGGTTACGACGGCCCTCAGCCTTGTGATGGCGGAGGGCGCGGCGGGCCAGACCGTCCTCGACCTCGGCGCCGTGATGGTGCCGACCAACATGCCGGCAACACAAACTGAATTCGTCCCCGATGCCGAGACGGCGCTCTTCCACCTCTTGAACCGAACCCGGAGGCAACACGGCCTGCCGCTCCTTGTCATGAACGGCGTCTTGCGGAACACCGCACGGAGCCACTCACGCGAGATGGCACTCGGCGGGTTCATCGGGCACGGATCGCCGTCCTCCGGAGCGTTCCTCGAGCGCCTGGGCACGGTGCTGCGACCCGGCGAGTTTGTGGGGGAGAACGTCGCGTGTGGCGGCACGATCACCCAAGTGGAGGCCGCGTTTGAGGCAAGCCGCGGTCATTTGGAGAACATGCTGGACCCCCGGTTCCGCAGCGTCGGGATCGGCATCGCCACCGCCGGCGCCGAACTACTGGTGACGGAGGACTTTGCCGAGTAA
- the ligD gene encoding non-homologous end-joining DNA ligase has product MSHTPARRTAGPRARGGRSAVAIGHPDKVFWPDEGYTKGNLAEYYQAVFPRLRPYVEDRLLVLERCPDGMRGQCFYQREAPKGLPPGTPTQNVRDHTGSTTYVVGGKLETQLALVNLGCIPVHTWLSRRRAPHKPDWLCFDIDPTSGEFSDAARAAVVIKSRLDTLGLKSFPKTSGGRGMHIFVPLRPGPDNAAVLAFAEAFARILADAHPKELTVAARVRARRGRVYLDPFRNGFAQTVVAPFSVRRRPKAPISMPLDWSEVSPKLDPARFNLGNYARRLDEPDPWKDMLRHRQSLAAAMRGGRRAR; this is encoded by the coding sequence ATGAGCCACACCCCTGCGCGCCGCACCGCCGGGCCCCGGGCGCGCGGCGGCCGTTCCGCCGTCGCGATCGGCCACCCCGACAAAGTGTTTTGGCCGGACGAGGGCTACACCAAGGGAAATCTCGCCGAATACTATCAGGCTGTGTTCCCGCGCCTCCGGCCGTATGTCGAAGACCGGCTGCTCGTCCTGGAACGGTGCCCCGACGGCATGCGCGGGCAGTGCTTCTATCAGCGTGAGGCCCCGAAAGGACTGCCGCCCGGCACCCCGACGCAGAACGTACGCGATCACACCGGCTCCACGACGTATGTCGTCGGCGGGAAATTGGAAACGCAGCTGGCCCTCGTCAACCTCGGCTGCATCCCGGTGCACACGTGGCTGAGCCGGAGGCGCGCACCTCACAAGCCGGACTGGCTGTGTTTCGATATCGATCCGACCTCCGGAGAGTTCTCCGACGCCGCCCGGGCGGCGGTGGTGATCAAATCACGACTCGACACCCTCGGTCTCAAGTCGTTTCCGAAGACATCCGGCGGCCGCGGCATGCACATCTTCGTCCCCCTCCGGCCGGGCCCGGATAACGCCGCGGTGCTCGCGTTCGCGGAAGCCTTCGCGCGCATCCTGGCCGACGCGCACCCCAAGGAACTGACCGTCGCCGCCCGCGTGCGGGCGCGCCGCGGACGCGTCTATCTCGATCCGTTCCGGAACGGATTCGCGCAGACTGTGGTGGCGCCGTTTTCTGTGCGGCGCCGCCCGAAGGCGCCGATCTCGATGCCCCTGGATTGGTCCGAGGTGTCGCCGAAGCTCGATCCCGCCCGCTTCAATCTCGGAAATTACGCGCGGCGGCTCGACGAGCCGGACCCCTGGAAGGATATGCTGCGGCACCGGCAGTCGCTCGCCGCGGCGATGCGCGGCGGACGGCGCGCCCGATAG
- the ligD gene encoding non-homologous end-joining DNA ligase has translation MTAERARRTSGASAASGRIPFRVKPMLATLVRDPFHRPGWVYEEKYDGYRILAYKEGSRVRLVSRNGNDRTAAFVDVARAVQDLPARTLLLDGEVAAFDRRGVSRFQLLQQGRAPRSYVVFDCLYRNGKDLRREPLPVRRAALETVVGIRGTVHRARRMAANGLTAYGEAKKRGFEGIIAKDTAAPYVQGRSNKWLKVKVRQEDEFVIGGYTPPRGARTKFGALLLGAHDRNGRLRYVGKVGTGFTERTLASLYRMFRPLVRRTPPFENPPRERDATYLEPRLVAQIAYEELTADRKLRQPAFLGLRDDKNAREVVLPEAAS, from the coding sequence GTGACCGCGGAGCGCGCGCGCCGGACGTCCGGCGCCTCCGCGGCGTCCGGCCGCATTCCTTTTCGCGTCAAACCGATGCTCGCGACGTTGGTCCGCGATCCGTTTCACCGGCCGGGATGGGTCTACGAAGAGAAATACGACGGCTACCGGATCCTGGCGTATAAAGAAGGAAGCCGCGTCCGTCTCGTGTCGCGGAACGGCAACGACCGGACGGCCGCGTTCGTCGACGTCGCGCGGGCGGTGCAGGATCTTCCCGCGCGCACGCTGCTCCTCGACGGCGAAGTCGCCGCGTTCGACCGTCGAGGCGTGTCCCGCTTTCAACTGCTTCAGCAGGGCCGGGCCCCGCGCTCCTACGTGGTGTTCGACTGCCTCTACCGGAATGGAAAGGATCTGCGGCGGGAGCCGCTGCCGGTCCGGCGCGCCGCGCTGGAGACCGTCGTCGGGATCCGCGGAACGGTCCATCGCGCGAGGCGCATGGCCGCGAACGGCCTGACCGCCTACGGCGAGGCAAAGAAGCGCGGCTTCGAAGGGATCATTGCGAAAGACACCGCGGCGCCCTACGTGCAGGGCCGCTCCAACAAATGGCTGAAGGTCAAGGTAAGGCAGGAAGACGAGTTCGTCATCGGCGGGTACACGCCGCCGCGGGGCGCGCGGACGAAATTCGGCGCGCTGCTGCTGGGCGCACACGACAGGAACGGCCGGCTTCGATACGTCGGGAAGGTCGGGACGGGCTTCACCGAGCGCACGCTGGCCTCCCTGTACCGGATGTTCCGGCCCCTCGTGCGCCGGACGCCCCCGTTCGAGAATCCTCCGCGGGAGCGCGACGCGACGTACCTCGAGCCGCGCCTCGTCGCGCAGATCGCCTACGAGGAATTGACCGCGGACCGGAAGCTCCGCCAGCCGGCGTTTCTGGGATTGCGCGACGACAAGAACGCCCGCGAAGTCGTTCTGCCGGAGGCCGCGTCATGA